The stretch of DNA GGTCGCCAACTGCAGCTCGTCGCCTTCATAGGCAGCAGCCAGATAATCGATTTCGTGGCGCACCACCGCCATCGCCCGATCCAGACGCCGGTACTCGACCAGATCCAGCCCCAGACGCTGCGAATGCCGCCAGGCGCAGCGTTCGAGCCAGGTCACGTAGACCGCGTTGTTCGCGTGGCCCAGCCCGTCGATGTCCTCGGCGCCCACTTGCAGATCAATGGTAAACGGCGTTGCCCGATCCCAGCCCATGCCCCACTCCCGGTCAATTATTCAACCGGGGCAGTGTAACGGAGCTCACGCCGATTGGCGCGCCTGAAGGCTACGGCCCGCCAGCAGTGATAACACGCCATCAATCACTCGGGGGTCAGCCAGGACGCGCTGGTGACCACCGCTTTCGAGGCGCAGCAAACGGCTGTCAAACCAGGATTCGTGGATCAGTTGCGATTCTTTGACCGAGACAAAGTTGTCGTCCTCGGCGTGCACGATCAGGCCAGGCATATCCAGTTGATAGTGAGCGACGTCAAGGGTCGCGGCGCGCATGCCGACGTCCCGCTCGACCTGACGAATGAACGCTGAACGCGCTCTCGGCGGCATCCCCACGTAGCGCGCAAAACCGCGCAACACGCCAAGAATGCGGGCAGGAGCGGCAATGCTGACGAGGGTTTCGGTGCGCAGGCCCAATTGCACCGCGAGCATCGCACTGGCGCCGCCCATGGAGTGGCCGATGACGGCTTGCAATGGCGGCAGTTCGGCAGCGGCTTCAAGCATGGCTCGGGCGAACAGGACGACATTGGCCTCACGTCCCGGCGAGCTGCCGTGGGCCGGACC from Pseudomonas sp. TH06 encodes:
- a CDS encoding thioesterase family protein, producing MGWDRATPFTIDLQVGAEDIDGLGHANNAVYVTWLERCAWRHSQRLGLDLVEYRRLDRAMAVVRHEIDYLAAAYEGDELQLATWIVDWDQRLKMTRHFQLKRPSDNATLLRAQTTFVCIELSTGKPKRMPAEFIEGYGPAIQPSESAQI
- a CDS encoding alpha/beta hydrolase gives rise to the protein MNTLKWIRGVNGTLGWIAPKQVASKMRLAFMTPRALPLRDWELPLLANSERITLRFGLSALRWGQGPTVLLMHGWEGRPTQFASLITALVDAGYTVVALDGPAHGSSPGREANVVLFARAMLEAAAELPPLQAVIGHSMGGASAMLAVQLGLRTETLVSIAAPARILGVLRGFARYVGMPPRARSAFIRQVERDVGMRAATLDVAHYQLDMPGLIVHAEDDNFVSVKESQLIHESWFDSRLLRLESGGHQRVLADPRVIDGVLSLLAGRSLQARQSA